A region from the Vibrio sp. SS-MA-C1-2 genome encodes:
- the pheA gene encoding prephenate dehydratase, which produces MTTEQQLEPSLSLNDIRQRVSEVDQQILTLLAERRQISLDVAKSKIQTQKKVRDVAREHDLLLRLIKSGEDLGLDKVYVTQIFNAIIADSVLYQQSFLQQTENPDNQMPTTRVAFLGSQGSYSNLASRSYFSRKQTQLIELSCPSFKKIIRTVEEGNADYGVLPIENTSSGSINEVYDVLQHTSLSIVGEITQPIDHCLLTTGETTLNRIKTLYSHPQPHQQCSEFISTLGNIKLEYCPSTAEAMEHVKHLNSLEVAAIGNATSGELYGLTPLQKEISNQNDNFTRFIIVARKPVDVTPLIPAKTTLIMSTGQKPGSLVEALMVFRNHEINMTKLESRPVMGNPWEEMFYVDTEINLHDQRMQIALKELNNVAPFVKVLGCYPIENVIPVEI; this is translated from the coding sequence ATGACGACAGAACAACAATTAGAGCCCAGCTTATCACTTAATGATATACGTCAACGTGTCAGTGAGGTTGACCAACAGATCTTAACTTTATTAGCTGAACGTCGTCAAATTAGTCTTGATGTAGCTAAAAGTAAGATTCAGACCCAGAAGAAAGTTCGTGATGTCGCAAGAGAGCATGATCTATTATTAAGACTCATTAAAAGTGGTGAAGATCTAGGCTTAGATAAGGTTTATGTAACTCAAATATTTAATGCGATCATTGCTGACTCTGTTCTATATCAGCAATCATTTCTGCAACAGACAGAAAACCCTGATAATCAAATGCCAACCACGCGTGTTGCTTTCCTTGGTTCTCAAGGTTCATATTCAAACCTTGCAAGTCGTAGCTATTTTAGCCGTAAGCAGACTCAATTAATTGAATTAAGTTGCCCTTCTTTTAAGAAGATTATTCGTACTGTTGAAGAAGGTAATGCAGATTACGGTGTACTTCCCATCGAAAATACCAGCTCTGGTTCAATCAATGAAGTTTATGATGTTCTGCAACATACATCGCTTTCAATTGTTGGAGAAATCACTCAACCGATTGATCACTGTCTATTAACGACAGGAGAAACGACTCTTAATCGAATTAAGACGCTCTATTCTCACCCCCAACCTCATCAACAATGTAGTGAATTTATCAGTACGTTAGGTAATATTAAATTAGAATATTGTCCAAGTACTGCTGAAGCGATGGAGCATGTTAAACATTTAAACTCTCTAGAAGTCGCGGCGATTGGTAATGCAACCAGTGGTGAGTTATATGGATTAACGCCGCTACAAAAAGAGATCTCAAATCAAAATGATAACTTTACCCGTTTTATCATTGTGGCAAGAAAACCTGTAGATGTGACTCCTCTCATTCCTGCGAAAACCACATTGATTATGTCGACAGGTCAAAAGCCGGGATCATTGGTTGAGGCATTAATGGTTTTCCGTAATCATGAAATTAACATGACAAAATTAGAATCTCGTCCGGTAATGGGTAACCCGTGGGAAGAAATGTTCTACGTCGATACAGAGATCAACCTGCATGATCAAAGAATGCAGATAGCATTAAAAGAGTTAAATAACGTCGCACCTTTTGTCAAAGTGCTCGGTTGTTACCCAATAGAGAATGTGATTCCTGTTGAGATTTAA